One window of Phalacrocorax carbo chromosome 1, bPhaCar2.1, whole genome shotgun sequence genomic DNA carries:
- the RSPH1 gene encoding radial spoke head 1 homolog isoform X2, with amino-acid sequence MSDLSSEGTEEAEAELGEYDGERNSEGERHGRGKARLPSGDTYDGEYEHGFRSGRGTYRFRNGACYIGEYLQNKKHGQGIFFYPDGSKYKGDWVNDQRHGYGEYTYANGDTYTGEWFNHNRHGQGTYVYKDTGSKYVGGWVDGNQEGEAELIHLNHRFKGKFWNGNPVGRGKYVFDIGCEQHGEYIQSEQEKGEGEEEEEPSFLVPKWKASEITKLTLWTPHGENPPSPREASLAAAGAEAVEERAAGAVTEEVKIPSVAVTDESAEGGDDEPSLHEVSSEVFSPARDEGEEDEESREEENNKDLEDQGTTSLEEKEDESKEAE; translated from the exons aTGTCGGACCTGAGCTCGGAGGGGACCGAGGAGGCGGAGGCCGAGCTGGGG GAGTATGATGGTGAGCGCAATTCAGAAGGTGAGCGACATGGACGTGGAAAAGCACGTCTGCCCAGTGGTGATACATACGATGGAGAATATGAGCACGGTTTCAGAAGTGGACGG GGGACCTACAGATTTAGAAATGGTGCTTGCTACATTGGAGAatatcttcaaaacaaaaagcatggccagggtatttttttttatccagatGGATCAAAATATAAAG GAGACTGGGTGAATGACCAGAGACACGGCTATGGAGAGTATACATACGCAAATGGAGACACCTATACTGGAGAATGGTTTAACCACAATAG GCATGGGCAAGGTACATATGTCTATAAAGACACAGGATCTAAGTATGTTGGTGGTTGGGTAGACGGAAACCAAGAAGGAGAAGCTGAACTTATCCACCTAAACCATAGATTTAAGGGCAAGTTTTGGAATGGAAAT CCTGTAGGTCGTGGCAAATATGTCTTTGATATCGGCTGTGAGCAGCATGGTGAATACATACAATCAGAACAG gaaaaaggagagggagaagaagaggaggaaccCTCTTTTCTTGTACCAAAATGGAAAGCATCAGAAATTACCAAATTAACACTCTGGACTCCACATGGGGAAAACCCGCCTTCTCCCAGAGAAGCCTCcctagcagcagcaggagcagaagcagtggaagaaagagcagcaggagcagtaACTGAAGAGGTGAAAATCCCATCAGTTGCAG tcACTGATGAGTCTGCTGAAGGTGGGGATGATGAGCCTTCTCTTCATGAAGTATCCAGTGAAGTTTTTAGCCCAGCAAGGGATGAaggagaggaagatgaggaaagcagagaggaagaaaacaacaaagatCTGGAGGATCAAG GAACTACTAGTttagaggaaaaggaggatgaATCAAAGGAAGCAGAGTAA
- the RSPH1 gene encoding radial spoke head 1 homolog isoform X1 — MTLDSVRSSPLKRFSSTFDQEYDGERNSEGERHGRGKARLPSGDTYDGEYEHGFRSGRGTYRFRNGACYIGEYLQNKKHGQGIFFYPDGSKYKGDWVNDQRHGYGEYTYANGDTYTGEWFNHNRHGQGTYVYKDTGSKYVGGWVDGNQEGEAELIHLNHRFKGKFWNGNPVGRGKYVFDIGCEQHGEYIQSEQEKGEGEEEEEPSFLVPKWKASEITKLTLWTPHGENPPSPREASLAAAGAEAVEERAAGAVTEEVKIPSVAVTDESAEGGDDEPSLHEVSSEVFSPARDEGEEDEESREEENNKDLEDQGTTSLEEKEDESKEAE; from the exons ATGACGTTAGATTCGGTCAGGTCTAGCCCTCTTAAACGATTTTCTTCCACATTTGATCAGGAGTATGATGGTGAGCGCAATTCAGAAGGTGAGCGACATGGACGTGGAAAAGCACGTCTGCCCAGTGGTGATACATACGATGGAGAATATGAGCACGGTTTCAGAAGTGGACGG GGGACCTACAGATTTAGAAATGGTGCTTGCTACATTGGAGAatatcttcaaaacaaaaagcatggccagggtatttttttttatccagatGGATCAAAATATAAAG GAGACTGGGTGAATGACCAGAGACACGGCTATGGAGAGTATACATACGCAAATGGAGACACCTATACTGGAGAATGGTTTAACCACAATAG GCATGGGCAAGGTACATATGTCTATAAAGACACAGGATCTAAGTATGTTGGTGGTTGGGTAGACGGAAACCAAGAAGGAGAAGCTGAACTTATCCACCTAAACCATAGATTTAAGGGCAAGTTTTGGAATGGAAAT CCTGTAGGTCGTGGCAAATATGTCTTTGATATCGGCTGTGAGCAGCATGGTGAATACATACAATCAGAACAG gaaaaaggagagggagaagaagaggaggaaccCTCTTTTCTTGTACCAAAATGGAAAGCATCAGAAATTACCAAATTAACACTCTGGACTCCACATGGGGAAAACCCGCCTTCTCCCAGAGAAGCCTCcctagcagcagcaggagcagaagcagtggaagaaagagcagcaggagcagtaACTGAAGAGGTGAAAATCCCATCAGTTGCAG tcACTGATGAGTCTGCTGAAGGTGGGGATGATGAGCCTTCTCTTCATGAAGTATCCAGTGAAGTTTTTAGCCCAGCAAGGGATGAaggagaggaagatgaggaaagcagagaggaagaaaacaacaaagatCTGGAGGATCAAG GAACTACTAGTttagaggaaaaggaggatgaATCAAAGGAAGCAGAGTAA